A DNA window from Enterobacter asburiae contains the following coding sequences:
- the sdaA gene encoding L-serine ammonia-lyase: MISIFDMFKVGIGPSSSHTVGPMKAGKQFVDDLVEKGLLESVTRVAVDVYGSLSLTGKGHHTDIAIIMGLAGNMPDTVDIDAIPAFIRDVETRGRLLLANGQQEVDFPQDDGMRFRSDNLPLHENGMTIHAYSGEKEIYSKTYYSIGGGFIVDEEHFGKDSVGDVSVPYPFKSATEMLGYCKETGLSLSGMVMQNELALHSKKEIEDYFANVWQTMRACIDRGMNTEGVLPGPLRVPRRASALRRMLVTTDKFSNDPMNVVDWVNMFALAVNEENAAGGRVVTAPTNGACGIVPAVLAYYDHFIEPVTPDIYIRYFLAAGAIGALYKMNASISGAEVGCQGEVGVACSMAAAGLAELLGASPEQVCVAAEIGMEHNLGLTCDPVAGQVQVPCIERNAIASVKAINASRMAMRRTSEPRVSLDKVIETMYETGKDMNAKYRETSRGGLAIKVQCD; encoded by the coding sequence GTGATTAGTATATTCGACATGTTCAAAGTGGGAATTGGCCCTTCGTCTTCCCATACTGTTGGCCCGATGAAGGCCGGTAAACAGTTCGTCGATGATCTGGTCGAAAAAGGATTACTGGAAAGCGTTACCCGTGTCGCCGTGGATGTTTACGGCTCGCTGTCATTAACGGGTAAAGGCCACCACACCGATATCGCCATTATTATGGGTCTGGCAGGCAATATGCCGGATACCGTAGATATTGATGCCATCCCGGCATTCATCCGCGACGTGGAAACACGCGGTCGCCTGCTGCTGGCAAACGGTCAGCAGGAAGTCGATTTCCCGCAGGATGACGGCATGCGTTTCCGTAGCGACAACCTGCCGCTGCATGAAAACGGCATGACCATTCACGCTTACAGCGGTGAAAAAGAGATTTACAGCAAAACGTACTACTCCATCGGCGGTGGCTTCATCGTGGATGAAGAGCATTTTGGCAAAGACAGCGTCGGCGACGTCAGCGTACCTTACCCGTTCAAATCGGCTACAGAAATGCTGGGCTACTGCAAAGAGACCGGTCTTTCACTGTCCGGCATGGTGATGCAGAACGAACTGGCCCTGCACAGCAAAAAAGAGATTGAAGACTATTTTGCGAACGTCTGGCAAACCATGCGCGCCTGTATCGACCGCGGGATGAACACCGAAGGCGTTCTGCCGGGTCCACTGCGCGTACCGCGTCGTGCCTCTGCCCTGCGCCGTATGCTGGTGACCACGGACAAGTTCTCCAACGACCCGATGAACGTGGTCGACTGGGTAAACATGTTTGCCCTGGCGGTTAACGAAGAGAACGCCGCCGGTGGTCGCGTCGTGACGGCGCCAACCAACGGCGCCTGCGGTATCGTTCCGGCAGTGCTGGCGTATTACGATCACTTTATTGAGCCCGTGACGCCGGACATCTACATCCGCTATTTCCTGGCGGCAGGGGCCATCGGTGCGCTGTACAAAATGAACGCCTCCATCTCCGGTGCGGAAGTGGGCTGTCAGGGTGAAGTGGGCGTTGCCTGCTCCATGGCGGCGGCAGGTCTGGCAGAGCTGCTGGGCGCAAGCCCTGAGCAGGTTTGCGTGGCGGCGGAAATCGGTATGGAACATAACCTCGGTCTGACCTGTGACCCGGTCGCGGGCCAGGTGCAGGTGCCGTGCATCGAGCGTAACGCGATTGCCTCGGTGAAAGCCATCAACGCCTCACGTATGGCGATGCGCCGTACCAGCGAACCTCGCGTATCGCTGGATAAGGTGATTGAAACCATGTACGAAACCGGCAAGGACATGAACGCGAAATACCGGGAGACGTCCCGCGGTGGCCTGGCCATTAAGGTGCAGTGCGACTAA
- a CDS encoding CoA pyrophosphatase, with amino-acid sequence MEKENLTLDNFLSRFQLLRPQVNREALNQRQAAVLIPVVRRAQPGLLLTQRSPHLRKHAGQVAFPGGAVDSSDASLIAAALREAQEEVAIPPEAVEVIGVLPPVDSVTGFQVTPVVGIIPPGLQYHASVDEVSAVFEMPLEEALRLSRYHPLDIHRRGHDHRVWLSWYQHYFVWGMTAGIIRELALQIGLKP; translated from the coding sequence GTGGAAAAAGAGAACCTGACGCTGGACAATTTTTTATCTCGCTTTCAGCTATTACGACCGCAGGTCAACCGCGAAGCGCTGAACCAGCGTCAGGCGGCCGTGCTGATCCCGGTCGTGCGTCGCGCGCAGCCGGGCCTGCTGCTCACCCAGCGTTCTCCCCATTTACGTAAGCACGCGGGTCAGGTCGCCTTTCCGGGTGGCGCAGTGGACAGCTCCGACGCCTCGCTGATTGCCGCCGCGCTGCGGGAAGCGCAGGAAGAGGTTGCCATTCCGCCGGAGGCCGTTGAGGTCATTGGCGTGCTGCCGCCCGTCGACAGCGTTACCGGTTTTCAGGTCACGCCGGTGGTCGGCATTATCCCGCCCGGCCTGCAGTATCACGCCAGCGTCGATGAAGTTTCAGCGGTGTTTGAAATGCCGCTCGAAGAGGCGCTCCGGCTCAGCCGCTATCATCCGCTCGATATCCATCGACGGGGGCATGACCATCGGGTCTGGTTGTCCTGGTATCAGCATTATTTTGTCTGGGGCATGACGGCGGGCATCATTCGTGAACTGGCGCTGCAAATCGGCCTGAAACCTTGA
- the pabB gene encoding aminodeoxychorismate synthase component 1, which produces MNMRFPTVITLPWRADAAEFWFARLSHLPFAMLLHSGHADHPYSRFDILVADPLKTLTTDDLSLTDDPLKQLQQAINALDLSAAPNPDFPFQGGALGLFGYDLGRRFETLPEHAQADISLPDMAVGLYDWALIVDHQKKKVSLLSHHDVQARLAWLEAQRPAPAQTFTLTCGWRSNMTAAEYAEKFARVQAYLQSGDCYQVNLAQRFQATYRGDEWQAFTRLNASNKAPFSAFVRLERGAILSLSPERFIHLAEGTIQTRPIKGTLPRLADPDADRQQAEKLAASPKDRAENLMIVDLMRNDIGRVAEPGSVRVPELFVVEPFPAVHHLVSTITARLPASRTACDLLRAAFPGGSITGAPKVRAMEIIDELEPHRRNAWCGSIGYISLCGTMDTSITIRTLTACGGNLYCSAGGGIVADSQVDAEYQETFDKVNRILKQLE; this is translated from the coding sequence ATGAACATGCGCTTCCCCACTGTTATTACCTTGCCCTGGCGTGCAGACGCCGCTGAATTCTGGTTTGCCCGCCTGAGCCATCTTCCGTTTGCGATGCTGCTGCATTCCGGCCATGCGGACCATCCCTATAGCCGCTTCGATATTCTGGTGGCCGATCCGCTAAAGACGCTAACAACCGATGACCTGTCGTTAACGGACGATCCCCTGAAGCAGCTGCAGCAGGCCATTAACGCGCTGGACTTATCTGCCGCACCAAACCCGGACTTCCCTTTCCAGGGCGGCGCGCTGGGCCTGTTTGGGTACGATCTGGGTCGCCGTTTCGAAACGCTGCCGGAGCATGCGCAGGCTGATATTTCCCTGCCAGACATGGCCGTGGGGCTGTATGACTGGGCGTTAATTGTCGATCATCAGAAAAAAAAGGTTTCACTGCTGAGCCATCATGACGTGCAGGCGCGTCTGGCGTGGCTTGAGGCGCAACGGCCTGCACCGGCACAGACGTTTACCCTTACCTGTGGCTGGCGCTCAAATATGACCGCAGCGGAGTATGCCGAAAAATTCGCGCGCGTTCAGGCGTATCTGCAAAGCGGTGACTGTTATCAGGTTAACCTCGCCCAGCGCTTCCAGGCGACATACCGGGGAGATGAGTGGCAGGCGTTTACCCGTCTTAATGCCAGCAACAAGGCGCCGTTCAGCGCGTTTGTCCGTCTGGAACGGGGGGCCATACTCAGCCTGTCACCCGAGCGCTTTATCCATCTGGCCGAGGGCACGATTCAAACCCGTCCGATTAAAGGCACGTTACCGCGTCTTGCGGACCCCGATGCCGATCGCCAGCAGGCGGAAAAGCTCGCCGCCTCGCCGAAAGACCGCGCCGAGAACCTGATGATTGTCGACCTGATGCGTAACGATATTGGCCGCGTCGCTGAACCTGGCAGCGTGCGCGTGCCGGAACTGTTTGTCGTCGAGCCTTTCCCGGCGGTGCATCATCTGGTCAGTACCATTACCGCGCGTCTACCCGCCTCTCGCACCGCCTGCGATCTGCTCCGCGCCGCGTTTCCGGGCGGCTCCATCACCGGCGCGCCAAAGGTACGGGCGATGGAGATCATTGATGAGCTGGAGCCGCACCGCCGCAACGCCTGGTGCGGTAGCATCGGCTATATCAGCCTGTGCGGCACCATGGATACCAGCATTACCATTCGCACGCTGACGGCCTGCGGCGGAAACCTTTACTGCTCGGCCGGGGGCGGCATTGTTGCCGATAGCCAGGTCGACGCGGAATATCAGGAAACCTTTGATAAAGTTAACCGTATCCTGAAACAACTGGAGTAA
- a CDS encoding YoaH family protein, which produces MFAGLPSLSHEQQQKAVERIQELMSQGMSSGQAITVVAQEIRASHSGERIVARFEDEDEDPEE; this is translated from the coding sequence ATGTTTGCAGGTTTACCTTCTCTGAGCCATGAACAGCAGCAGAAAGCGGTTGAGCGAATTCAGGAACTGATGTCCCAGGGGATGAGCAGCGGACAGGCGATTACGGTTGTCGCTCAGGAGATTCGCGCCAGTCATTCCGGCGAACGGATCGTGGCGCGATTCGAAGATGAAGATGAAGATCCAGAAGAATAA
- a CDS encoding RidA family protein → MTIVRIDAEARWSDVVIHNQTLYYTGVPANLDADAFEQTANTLAQIDAVLEKQGSDKSRILDATIFLANKDDFAAMNKAWDAWVVAGHAPVRCTVQATLMKPEYKVEIKIIAAV, encoded by the coding sequence ATGACAATTGTGCGCATTGATGCCGAAGCCCGCTGGTCTGATGTGGTGATCCATAACCAGACGCTCTACTACACCGGCGTACCGGCTAACCTGGACGCGGATGCGTTCGAGCAGACGGCTAACACCCTGGCGCAGATTGACGCAGTGCTGGAAAAACAGGGCAGCGACAAATCCCGCATTCTGGATGCGACGATTTTCCTGGCAAACAAAGACGATTTCGCGGCGATGAACAAAGCCTGGGATGCATGGGTAGTGGCGGGTCACGCGCCTGTACGCTGCACCGTACAGGCCACGCTGATGAAACCGGAGTATAAGGTTGAGATCAAGATTATCGCGGCGGTGTAG
- a CDS encoding ATP-dependent DNA helicase — protein MADDFSPEGQLAQAIPGFKPREPQRQMAHAVARAIDKAQPLVVEAGTGTGKTYAYLAPALRAKKKVIISTGSKALQDQLYSRDLPTVAKALKYKGRLALLKGRSNYLCLERLEQQALAGGDLPVQTLSDVIILRAWANQTEEGDISTCASVPEDSPAWPLVTSTNDNCLGSDCPLYKDCFVVKARKTAMDADVVVVNHHLFLADMVVKDSGFGELIPEADVMIFDEAHQLPDIASQYFGQSLSSRQLQDLAKDFTIAYRTELKDTQQLQKCADRLAQSAQDFRLQLGEPGYRGNLRELLADKNIQRALLLLDDALELCYDVAKLSLGRSALLDAAFERATLYRGRLKRLKEINQPGFSYWYECTSRHFTLALTPLTVADKFKEVMAQKPGSWIFTSATLSVNDDLHHFTERLGIEEAESLLLPSPFDYEKQALLCVPRNLPLPNQPGAARHLAAMLKPMIEANNGRCFMLCTSHAMMRDLAEQFRATMTLPVLLQGETSKGQLLQQFVSAGNALLVATSSFWEGVDVRGDTLSLVIIDKLPFTSPDDPLLKARMEDCRLRGGDPFDEVQLPDAVITLKQGVGRLIRDVTDRGVLVICDNRLVMRPYGATFLASLPPAPRTRDIKRAVRFLANPTAE, from the coding sequence GTGGCAGACGATTTTTCCCCTGAAGGTCAATTAGCGCAGGCTATCCCCGGCTTTAAACCCCGTGAGCCGCAGCGACAGATGGCGCACGCCGTTGCACGCGCCATCGATAAGGCTCAGCCGCTGGTGGTCGAGGCCGGAACCGGTACGGGTAAAACGTATGCTTACCTTGCTCCGGCGCTGCGCGCGAAGAAGAAGGTGATTATTTCCACCGGTTCGAAGGCGCTGCAGGATCAGCTCTACAGCCGCGATTTGCCCACGGTGGCGAAAGCGCTGAAATACAAGGGGCGTCTGGCCCTGCTGAAGGGACGCTCCAACTATCTCTGCCTGGAACGTCTTGAGCAGCAGGCGCTGGCGGGCGGCGACCTGCCGGTACAAACCCTCAGCGACGTTATTATCCTTCGCGCCTGGGCGAACCAGACCGAAGAGGGCGATATCAGCACCTGCGCGAGCGTGCCGGAAGACTCTCCTGCCTGGCCGCTGGTGACCAGCACCAACGACAACTGCCTCGGCAGCGACTGCCCGCTGTATAAAGACTGCTTTGTGGTGAAAGCGCGCAAAACGGCGATGGACGCGGATGTGGTGGTGGTGAACCACCATCTGTTCCTCGCGGATATGGTCGTCAAGGATAGCGGTTTCGGCGAGCTGATCCCGGAGGCGGACGTGATGATCTTCGACGAAGCCCACCAGCTTCCGGACATCGCCAGCCAGTACTTCGGCCAGTCGCTTTCCAGCCGCCAGCTGCAGGATCTGGCGAAAGATTTCACCATTGCTTACCGGACCGAACTCAAAGATACCCAGCAGCTGCAGAAGTGCGCCGACCGTCTGGCCCAAAGCGCGCAGGATTTCCGCTTACAGCTCGGCGAGCCGGGCTATCGCGGCAACCTGCGCGAGCTGCTGGCGGACAAAAACATCCAGCGCGCGCTGCTGCTTCTCGATGATGCGCTAGAGCTTTGCTACGACGTGGCGAAGCTGTCGCTCGGACGCTCCGCGCTGCTGGATGCCGCCTTCGAGCGCGCCACGCTCTATCGCGGGCGCCTCAAGCGGCTGAAAGAAATTAACCAGCCGGGCTTCAGCTACTGGTATGAATGCACCTCGCGCCACTTCACGCTGGCCCTGACGCCGCTGACGGTGGCGGATAAATTTAAAGAGGTGATGGCGCAAAAACCGGGAAGCTGGATCTTCACCTCGGCAACTCTGTCGGTGAACGACGATCTGCATCACTTCACGGAACGTCTTGGCATTGAGGAGGCGGAATCCCTGCTCCTGCCCAGCCCGTTCGATTACGAAAAACAGGCGCTGCTCTGCGTTCCCCGTAATCTGCCGCTGCCGAACCAGCCGGGCGCGGCGCGCCATCTGGCCGCGATGTTAAAACCGATGATCGAGGCCAACAACGGCCGCTGCTTTATGCTCTGCACCTCTCACGCCATGATGCGTGATCTAGCCGAGCAGTTCCGCGCCACCATGACGCTGCCGGTTCTGCTGCAGGGTGAAACCAGTAAAGGCCAGCTGTTACAGCAGTTTGTCAGCGCCGGAAATGCCCTGCTGGTGGCAACCAGCAGCTTCTGGGAAGGGGTGGACGTGCGCGGCGATACGCTCTCGCTGGTAATTATTGATAAGCTGCCGTTTACCTCTCCGGACGATCCGCTGCTGAAGGCGCGCATGGAAGACTGCCGTCTGCGCGGGGGCGATCCTTTCGATGAGGTACAGCTGCCGGATGCGGTGATTACGCTCAAGCAGGGGGTAGGGCGATTGATCCGCGACGTTACCGATCGCGGGGTGCTGGTCATTTGCGATAACCGGCTGGTGATGCGCCCTTACGGGGCGACCTTCCTTGCCAGCCTGCCGCCCGCGCCGCGGACGCGGGACATAAAACGCGCGGTGCGTTTCCTGGCAAACCCAACGGCGGAGTAA
- the tsaB gene encoding tRNA (adenosine(37)-N6)-threonylcarbamoyltransferase complex dimerization subunit type 1 TsaB, translated as MRILAIDTATEACSVALLNDGAVSAHFEECPREHTQRILPLVKAILTQGNTSLTDLDALAFGRGPGSFTGVRIGIGIAQGLALGAELPMIGVSTLATMAQGAWRMTGATRVLAAIDARMGEVYWAEYTRDEQGVWHGEETEAVLKPEAVTERLQQLSGEWATVGTGWPAWPDMANDTGVTLVDGNMLLPAAEDMLPIACQLLAAGKTVAVEHAEPVYLRNTVAWKKLPGRE; from the coding sequence ATGCGAATTCTGGCTATTGATACCGCGACAGAGGCTTGCTCTGTCGCTCTGTTGAACGACGGTGCTGTTTCTGCTCATTTCGAAGAGTGCCCACGGGAACACACCCAACGCATTCTGCCCCTGGTAAAAGCCATTTTAACCCAGGGCAACACCTCCTTAACCGACCTCGACGCGCTGGCCTTTGGCCGTGGCCCCGGCAGCTTTACGGGCGTACGTATCGGGATTGGTATTGCGCAGGGGCTGGCGCTGGGCGCCGAACTGCCGATGATCGGCGTCTCTACCCTCGCCACTATGGCCCAGGGCGCATGGCGCATGACCGGGGCAACGCGCGTGCTGGCCGCGATTGATGCCCGCATGGGCGAAGTTTACTGGGCCGAATACACCCGCGACGAGCAGGGCGTGTGGCACGGCGAAGAGACGGAAGCCGTGCTCAAGCCGGAAGCGGTCACTGAGCGGCTGCAGCAGCTCTCCGGGGAGTGGGCAACCGTTGGCACCGGCTGGCCGGCGTGGCCAGACATGGCAAACGACACCGGGGTGACGCTGGTGGACGGCAACATGCTGCTGCCGGCTGCGGAAGATATGCTTCCGATTGCCTGCCAGCTGCTCGCGGCAGGAAAAACCGTTGCCGTTGAACACGCGGAGCCGGTTTATTTGCGAAACACCGTTGCGTGGAAGAAACTTCCGGGCCGCGAGTGA
- a CDS encoding Slp family lipoprotein, which produces MAVRTKVVRLIMAGAVAIALSGCVSVPDAIKGSSPTPQQDLVRVMNAPELYVGQEARFGGKVIDVQNQQGKTRLEIATVPLDSGARPVLGEASRGRIYADVSGFLDPVDFRGQLVTVVGPITGAVQGKIGSTPYKFMTMQVNGYKRWRLAQQVIMPPQPMDPWMWGPHPYRYGYPGWGWYNPGPAQVQTIVTE; this is translated from the coding sequence ATGGCGGTTCGAACTAAAGTAGTACGCCTTATTATGGCAGGCGCAGTTGCCATAGCACTGAGCGGATGCGTTTCCGTTCCTGATGCGATTAAGGGCAGCAGCCCGACGCCACAGCAGGATCTGGTTCGGGTGATGAATGCGCCTGAGCTTTACGTCGGCCAGGAAGCGCGCTTTGGCGGTAAGGTCATAGACGTACAAAACCAGCAGGGGAAAACCCGCCTCGAGATCGCGACCGTTCCGCTGGACAGCGGCGCGCGGCCGGTACTGGGTGAGGCCTCTCGCGGACGTATCTATGCGGACGTCAGCGGTTTCCTCGATCCGGTCGATTTTCGCGGGCAGCTGGTGACCGTCGTCGGGCCGATTACCGGCGCCGTGCAGGGCAAAATCGGCAGCACGCCGTATAAATTTATGACCATGCAGGTCAACGGGTATAAACGCTGGCGGCTGGCACAGCAGGTGATCATGCCGCCTCAGCCGATGGATCCGTGGATGTGGGGTCCACATCCTTATCGTTACGGCTACCCGGGCTGGGGCTGGTATAACCCGGGTCCTGCACAGGTTCAGACGATCGTTACTGAGTAA
- the fadD gene encoding long-chain-fatty-acid--CoA ligase FadD, producing the protein MKKVWLNRYPADVPAEINPDRYQSLVELFEHSVRRYADQPAFVNMGEVMTFRKLEERSRAFAAYLQEGLGLQKGDRVALMMPNLLQYPVALFGILRAGMIVVNVNPLYTPRELEHQLNDSGAAAIVIVSNFAHTLEKVVDKTQVKHVILTRMGDQLSTAKGTLVNFVVKYVKRLVPKYHLPDAISFRRALHAGYRMQYVKPEVVAEDLAFLQYTGGTTGVAKGAMLTHRNMLANLEQVNATYGPLLHPGKEVVITALPLYHIFALTMNCLLFIELGGQNILITNPRDIPGLVKELAKYPFTAMTGVNTLFNALLNNKEFQQLDFSTLHLSAGGGMPVQQAVAERWVKLTGQYLLEGYGLTECAPLVSVNPHDIDYHSGSIGLPVPSTEAKLVDDNDNEVAPGEPGELCVRGPQVMLGYWQRPDATDEIIKDGWLHTGDIAVMDDEGFLRIVDRKKDMILVSGFNVYPNEIEDVVMQHSGVLEVAAVGVPSGSSGEAVKIFVVKKDPSLTEEALVTFCRRQLTGYKVPKLVEFRDELPKSNVGKILRRELRDEARGKVDNKA; encoded by the coding sequence TTGAAGAAGGTTTGGCTTAACCGTTATCCCGCAGATGTTCCTGCTGAGATCAATCCTGACCGTTATCAATCCCTGGTGGAATTATTTGAACACTCGGTAAGGCGCTACGCGGACCAGCCCGCATTCGTGAATATGGGCGAGGTCATGACGTTCCGTAAGCTTGAGGAGCGTAGCCGCGCGTTTGCGGCGTATCTGCAGGAAGGGCTGGGGCTGCAAAAAGGGGACCGCGTCGCGCTGATGATGCCGAACCTGCTGCAATACCCGGTGGCGTTGTTCGGTATCCTGCGAGCCGGGATGATTGTCGTCAACGTTAACCCCTTGTATACCCCGCGCGAGCTGGAGCATCAGCTGAACGACAGCGGCGCGGCCGCGATTGTCATTGTGTCCAACTTCGCCCATACGCTGGAAAAAGTGGTCGACAAAACCCAGGTTAAACACGTCATCCTGACGCGCATGGGGGATCAACTCTCGACCGCCAAAGGCACGCTGGTTAACTTTGTCGTTAAATACGTCAAGCGCCTGGTGCCAAAATACCACCTGCCGGACGCCATCTCCTTCCGCCGCGCGCTGCATGCGGGCTACCGTATGCAGTATGTGAAACCCGAAGTGGTGGCGGAAGATCTTGCGTTTCTGCAATACACGGGCGGGACCACCGGCGTCGCCAAAGGGGCCATGCTTACCCACCGCAATATGCTGGCAAACCTTGAACAGGTGAACGCCACCTACGGGCCGCTTCTGCATCCGGGCAAAGAAGTGGTGATCACCGCGCTTCCGCTGTATCACATCTTTGCGCTGACCATGAACTGCCTGCTGTTTATTGAACTGGGTGGTCAGAACATCCTCATCACCAACCCGCGCGATATCCCGGGTCTGGTGAAAGAGCTGGCGAAATACCCGTTCACCGCCATGACGGGGGTGAACACCCTGTTTAACGCGCTGCTTAATAACAAAGAGTTCCAGCAGCTGGATTTCTCCACGCTGCATCTCTCTGCGGGCGGCGGCATGCCGGTTCAACAGGCGGTCGCCGAGCGCTGGGTGAAGCTCACCGGTCAGTATTTGCTGGAAGGCTATGGGCTGACGGAATGTGCTCCGCTGGTCAGCGTGAACCCACACGATATCGACTATCACAGTGGAAGCATTGGTCTGCCGGTTCCTTCCACCGAGGCCAAACTGGTCGATGATAACGATAACGAAGTCGCGCCGGGCGAGCCGGGTGAGCTTTGCGTCAGAGGTCCGCAGGTGATGCTGGGTTACTGGCAGCGTCCCGATGCGACCGACGAAATCATCAAAGACGGCTGGCTGCACACCGGTGATATTGCGGTAATGGATGACGAGGGCTTCCTGCGCATCGTCGATCGCAAGAAAGACATGATCCTGGTCTCCGGCTTCAACGTCTATCCGAATGAGATCGAAGACGTGGTTATGCAGCACAGCGGCGTACTCGAGGTGGCGGCGGTCGGCGTCCCTTCCGGCAGCAGCGGTGAAGCGGTGAAGATATTTGTGGTCAAAAAAGATCCTTCCCTGACGGAGGAGGCGCTGGTAACGTTTTGCCGTCGTCAGCTGACGGGCTACAAGGTGCCGAAGCTGGTTGAATTCCGCGATGAGCTGCCGAAATCCAACGTCGGAAAGATATTACGACGAGAATTACGTGACGAAGCCCGTGGCAAAGTAGACAATAAGGCCTGA
- the rnd gene encoding ribonuclease D codes for MNYQMITTNDELASLCEVTRDFPAIALDTEFVRTRTYYPQLGLIQMYDGKHVSLIDPLGITDWTPMRNLLLDTAVTKYLHAGSEDLEVFLNTFGIMPQPLIDTQILAAFSNRPLSWGFAAMVEEYTGLTLDKSESRTDWLARPLTERQLEYAAADVFYLLPIAGQLMKEAEASGWLAAALDECRMTQQRRQEVVDPKEAWRDISNAWQLRTRQLACLQLLADWRLRKARERDLAVNFVVREEHLWAVARYMPGSLGELDSIGLSGSEIRFHGKTLLALVAKAQELPEDALPEPLLNLMDMPGYRKAFKDIKALVQAVATESKLSAELLASRRQINQLLNWHWKLKPQNGVPEMMAGWRGELMADRLNTLLDGYPR; via the coding sequence TTGAATTACCAGATGATCACGACCAACGACGAGCTGGCTTCGCTGTGCGAAGTGACGCGCGACTTTCCTGCCATTGCCCTGGATACCGAGTTTGTCCGTACCCGGACCTATTATCCGCAGCTGGGTTTGATTCAGATGTACGACGGTAAACACGTGTCGCTGATTGACCCTCTCGGCATTACCGACTGGACGCCGATGCGTAACTTGCTGCTCGATACCGCCGTGACGAAATACCTGCACGCAGGCAGTGAGGATCTGGAAGTCTTTCTGAACACCTTTGGCATCATGCCCCAGCCGCTGATTGACACGCAGATCCTCGCGGCATTCAGCAATCGTCCGCTCTCATGGGGCTTTGCTGCCATGGTGGAGGAGTATACGGGCCTGACGCTGGATAAAAGCGAATCCCGTACCGACTGGCTGGCGCGCCCGCTTACCGAGCGTCAGCTGGAGTATGCGGCGGCAGACGTGTTTTACCTGCTGCCGATTGCCGGACAGCTGATGAAAGAGGCAGAAGCCTCCGGCTGGCTCGCTGCTGCGCTGGACGAGTGCCGTATGACCCAGCAGCGTCGTCAGGAAGTGGTTGACCCGAAAGAGGCCTGGCGCGATATCAGCAACGCCTGGCAGCTGCGCACGCGTCAGCTGGCATGCCTGCAGCTGCTGGCAGACTGGCGCTTGCGTAAAGCGCGCGAGCGCGATCTGGCCGTTAACTTTGTGGTTCGCGAAGAGCATCTCTGGGCAGTCGCGCGCTATATGCCAGGCAGCCTGGGCGAGCTGGACAGCATTGGGCTTTCGGGCAGCGAGATCCGCTTCCACGGTAAAACCCTGCTGGCGCTGGTCGCCAAAGCGCAGGAGCTGCCGGAAGATGCGCTGCCGGAACCGCTGCTGAACCTGATGGACATGCCGGGCTATCGCAAAGCGTTTAAAGATATCAAAGCGCTGGTGCAGGCGGTTGCAACGGAAAGCAAGCTGAGCGCGGAACTGCTCGCCTCACGTCGTCAGATTAACCAGCTGCTGAACTGGCACTGGAAGCTGAAGCCGCAGAATGGCGTGCCGGAGATGATGGCGGGATGGCGCGGGGAATTGATGGCCGATCGCCTGAATACGCTGCTGGACGGTTACCCGCGATAA
- the minE gene encoding cell division topological specificity factor MinE has protein sequence MALLDFFLSRKKNTANIAKERLQIIVAERRRSDAEPHYLPQLRKDILEVICKYVQIDPEMVTVQLEQKDGDISILELNVTLPEAEESRP, from the coding sequence ATGGCATTACTGGACTTTTTTCTCTCGCGGAAAAAGAACACCGCCAACATCGCAAAAGAACGTCTGCAAATTATCGTTGCGGAGCGTCGTCGTAGCGACGCCGAGCCTCACTACCTGCCGCAGCTGCGCAAGGACATCCTGGAAGTGATCTGTAAATATGTGCAGATTGACCCGGAGATGGTCACGGTGCAGCTGGAACAAAAAGACGGGGATATTTCGATTCTGGAGCTGAACGTGACGCTCCCGGAAGCGGAAGAGTCGCGTCCGTAG